The Polyangia bacterium DNA window TGGCCTGCTCGACCCAACGTAGGCCGGCGATCAAGCAAGCGCCGTAGCCGATACCGAGCAGCACCGCCGCGCCCAGGACAGCGGCGGCCGACGATATGCCGACCGCCGCCATCGCCACCAGCAGGCCCATGCCACCGGAAGCAAGGCCGGTCAGCGCCGCCCTGCGCGGGCTCACCCGACGCAGCATCGGCTGCACGAACACGCCCGAAAGCAGCGTGGCAGCGGTCACCACGCCGGCATAAACAACGGCGAAGGAACCGAGCCGATCACGGATCAAGCCAGGCAGGACGATAAAAGCGATGGCCGCGAAACCGAAGACCCAAGGCGCGATGGGGACAATCTCGACAAAGAAACCAGCGGGCAAATGAAAATCAGGCCTTTTATTCGACGACGACGATGACGCCGCCCCGCGAGCGTCGGGCGCGCCCCAAGCCAGCGCCAGCGCCGCCGCCAAACACGCCGCCTGAACCAAATACGGAATCAGCATCGGACGGGGCGCCCATTGCGCCACCAGCGCGGCTATCAGCGGCCCACCGCCGAAACCACACGACAGCGCAACCGTGGCTCGGTGGGCGCCACTGCCGCGGGGGCCTCCTGCCGACAGATCGTGCAGCCATGCCGTGCCGGCACTGAAGGTGGCGCCCGAACCAAAACCAACCACCAACCGCCCGACCAACAACACACCAAATCCTGATGCGCCGGCTGCCAGCACCGCAGTCCCCGCCAGCGCTACCACCGCTGAGGGCAACACCACGGCGCGACGCCCGTGGCGATCAGACAACGGTCCGCCCAACAACAAACCCGGCACCAATCCGACGGCGTACACCCCGAACAGAACGCCGAGATCCGTGGGACGCAAATGCAAGAACGCGCGGTAAAGCAGCAGGAGCGGCGCAAAGTGGTTCGTGCCCCAGGCGGCCGCGAACAGCAAAAACGCCACCCGCCTCCAACCGCTGGCCGCGAAATCACCATTGCTGGAGCCGACGGTCCTCAAGGCACTCGCATATCGTTCGGCGCCGCCGTAGGCAAGCGGGCGAGCGCTTAGATCGTGATCAGCAGGCGATCGACGTTCAACCCGCGCGCTTCGATCGAGAGCGGCGCGCCCTTGCTCGAAGCGCCGCCGCCGGCCAATTGGGCGCGCACCACCATCGCTTCGCCGGGCAGCAGCGAGACATAGTTGTCGCTCCACAAAACCGGCAGCACATCTTCGCCGGCGGCGTCCACCAGCCGCAGTTGCACGAAGAAAGCCAGCCTATCGGAGGTGTTGCGCAGCTCGATGCGCACCCGATCGGCGGCGTCGTCGCCGACGAATCGCTCCAGACGGTCGGCCGTCAGACTGATCGTCGCGCGGGGCAGACGGCGCAGCGCCGTCAGATCGGCGTACGACTTGGTCGGCGTGTGCATCCAGTTGGTGTTGGCGGCATCCAGCAAGTCCATGGTGGCGGCCAGCCAGTAAAAGTTGCGACTGACCAGTCGGCCGTCAGCCCGTAATAGGCGCAGGTCGACGAAGTAAGTCCCCTCCGCTTTCGGCGCGGGCAGACGGCAGATCGTCGTCGCTGACGTCGACGTGGCGGACACCGCGTGTCGCGAGAGGGACAACGTGCGGCCGTCGGTGTCGACCACCCGGGCTTCAACGCTGAGGTCCAGCGCCGGTTCCGGACGGTCATTGATCACCACCACCTCGCCGGCACCGTAGGCATACATCACGTGCAGCGGCTCACACGCTTTCTTGGTGCCGAAGTACCCGCCACCCGGCCGCAGGTAGTAATCGTAGAGGTGCCACATCAACGACGGCCAGGCGTTGTTCAGCATCCACTGCACGACGCCGGTAGCCTTGGTCCAGTTGCGGGCGTAGCCCTCGAACATGGCGCGCTGGGCTTCGTAGGTCATGAGCTGCGACAGCTCGGCGAATTCGTCGATGTTGTTGGCCGGGCCATAACGCGCGTTGAGCGCCTCGGTGAAGGCACGAATGTTGTGGAAGGCCTGGCCAGCGGCGTGAAAGTTCCACACCTCGTCGATGGGCCATTGGTGCTCCTGTGGCAGCATTTTCTTCAGGCTCTCGACTGGCGGCACCGCAGGGCCGGGGTTGATCTCGGTAGCGAAACCAAAGGCCCCGCCGCGATCGTTGTCCTCCAGCCAGTACGTCGGCGGCACCCAGTCGTACGGTCCCAACATTTTCAAACCGGTGGATCCGGTGACCGCGGCCGGCTTCTGCGAGGCGCTGGAGTGAAACGGATTCGGCCAGCGCTCTTCTTTCAGAATTTCCAGGTAGCGCGTCTCGACGTGGGCGGGCGGCGGAAAGTCGCTGCCGTACCACCACGTCAACAGCGACGGGTGGCGGCGCACGCGCTGCAACTGCGCCCGCAGCGACTCGGCCGCGATGACGTGGTTCTCGTCGGTCCAGGTCTCCCACTTTTCCCAGCAGTCGCAGCAGCACCAGCCGGCGATGACCAGGATGCCTTCGCGATCGCAGGCGTCCAGGAACTCGCTGCGTTCCAGCATCCCTTCAAAGCGGATGGCGTTCAGATCCATCGCCTTGGCGTAGCGCAGGCCAATCAGGTCGCGTTCGGGCGTACGGCGCAAGAAAAGATCACCAGCCCACCCGGCGCCGCGGATCAAAAGCGGCACGCCATTGATGAAGAAGCGAGTGTGTCCTTCGGCGGTGAAGGCGGTGGTGATCTCTCGGATGCCGAAGGCGAATTGATTCTGGTCCGACGGCGCGTCGTTCACCGTGACGAGGAGATCCAGATCGTACAAGTGCGGCGTGCCGATGGTGTGCGGCCACCACAGGCGCGGCCGTTCGACCGCCAGCGCTGTGTCGTCGCCGCTGTCGATGGCGAAGGGCAGGCGCGTTCGCGGCGGCACGTCGAAGCGTTTGCTGACCACTCCGACCTCGGTGGTCGCCTGCACGGTGGCCGTCTGCGCGCGGTCGGTGTTGTTCACCAAGTCGCCGCCGATGGTCAGCAAGGCGCGCCGATGGCCGTCGACGCCTTCCAACTTGGCGGTGACGAACGGCGCCCGCACCGCCACCGGCCCGCTGGTGCGCAGCCAGACGTCGCGCCAGATGCCGGTGTTCTTGTCGGGCGGCGACGGATTCCAGTCAACCCAGGTCAGGCCCAGGTCACATGGCTCGGGCGGAAAGACCTCGACGGCGATGACGTTCGGACGATCGCGGTGCAACAGCGCCGTCACGTCGAACTCGTACATCCGGTAGGCGCCGGCGACGTGGTCGCGGTTCGCGATGGGATGGCCATTCAGCCAGATGTTGGCGCGATAGTTGATGCCGTCGAACTGCAGGCTGGCGAAGGGACCGGCGTCGGCGGGCAACGAAAGCTCTTTGCGGAACCACCACGATTGGCGGAACGGACTGTCGTCCGGCATGGAAAAGTTGGAAAAATTCTTCGCCGCCGGCCCCTGCCCCGGAATCGACAACAAATTCGTTCCGTAAAACGGATCGACGATCTCGCCGGCCGACACCAGGGCGCCGAGAACGGTGGACGGCAAGTCGACGCGGTACCATTGCGAGGTGTCCACGCCCGCCTGCGACAGGACCTCCCCCGCGCGGCCGGCCGCGTCTGCCGTCAGGCCGGACGAAGGTTGCACCGACCAGGCGGCATTCAGGCTGACCTGCGTCTGCAAGCGAGCGACCGCGCCGTCCAGGGCCAGCGGCCCCGGGGTGGGCGTCGACCAGGAAGCCGATGAAGGCGCCGTACTCATGAGGTGCGCGCTTTCGCGCCTGCGCGTGCGTTCGTCGGCCGCGCCAGCCCGCCGACCACTTGAATCGCAGCGATTGACGCGACTGGGTGGGTCCCCTTCCTAAGCGCGAGCGCAGTCTCCGGCATCATGAGATTTTTCATTTGTAGCGCGAGGCACGGGGTCCGCGGGGTGACGTTTTTTTTCAACCAAGCGTACGATCTCGTATGAGGGGTCCGTCGAAGCCCCGATCCGGTGTCGGCTTGGGCATACTGGCGGCGCCATGAAGTTGGGCCTGGACATTGGAGGAACGAAGATCGAAGCCGCGGTTCTGGACCCCGGCGGCGCGATTCGTTTTCAGCGGCGGCGGGCCACGCCGGCCAGTTACGCCGGCATGCTGGCGGTGGTGCAGCACCTGGTCGAGGAAGCGGAGAAGACCATCGGGAGTTCGCTCACCGTGGGCGTGGGCTCGCCAGGGGCCATCTCTCCCCAGAGCGGGATGATGCAGAACGCGGAGAACATCGACGGCCTCGACGGCCGGCGCCTGGACAAGGATTTGGAGGCCGCCCTGGACCGCCCGATCCGCCTGGCCAACGACGCCGATTGCTTCGCGCTGTCAGAGGCGGTCGATGGCGCGGCGGCCGGCGGGTCGCTGGTGCTGGGCGTGATCCTGGGAACCGGCTGCGGGGGTGGGTTGGTGGTCGAACGCAAACTGCTGCGCGGCGCGAACGCCTCCGCCGGCGAGTGGGGCCACAACAGCTTGCCCTGGCCCGACGCCAGCGAGTTCCCTGCCCCGCTTTGCATCTGCGGCAAACGCGGCTGCATGGAACTTTATCTGTCCGGCCCGGGCCTGAGCCGCGATCACCTGGAAAAAACCGGCCAGCGGCTGTCGCCACCGGCGATCGTGGAGCGCGCGGGCAAGCGCGACGCGGCTTGCGCCGGAACGTTTGAACGCTACGTCGATCGTTTGGCGCGCGCGATGGCCTCCCTGATCAACGTGCTGGACCCCGACGTCATCGTCGTCGGCGGCGGTCTGTCACAGATCGAAGCGCTTTACACCGAGGTGCCCGCGCAATGGCGCCAGTACGTCAGCGGTTCACGGACTGGAACCAAGTTCGTGCCCAACAAACACGGCGACTCCAGCGGCGTCCGCGGCGCCGCCCGCTTGTGGGACAACGCGGAAGGCGGCTGAACGCGCGATCGCCTTCAGCCTTCTTCGGCGTCCAAAGCGTGCTCGCCCCGGTACGCGCCGGGCGTCTGGCCCATCACCTTCTTGAAGGAACGGATGAGGTGGTGCTGCGATTGAAAGCCGCTGCTCTGGGCGATCTGTTCGGTGGTCATCTGGGTGGTGGTCAGCAGCTTCTTCGCTGATTCCACCCGCAGAGCGCGCACGAAGGCCAGGAATGACGTGCCGGTCGCTTCCTTGAACACGCGCACGAAGGCCGGCACCGAGAAGCCGGCCTTGCGCGCCACCTCGGGCAAGCGCAGCCGTTCGGCGAAGTTTTGCCGCAGGTAGTGCAACGTCGCTTCGATGCGGATGACCTTGGGACCGTGCAAGGCCTTCGACGATACGAAACACAGCCGCTGCAGCGATTCGCGAAAGCCCTCGATGACCTCGTACAGCGACTGGGCGCTCTCCAGCTTGACGGTCAGATCGTCGACGAACTGGTCGCGCGCGTCGGTGCGCATCGGATAGCGGCGCTCGATGCGGGCGAACAATTGAAACAAGGTGGCCAGGAAGAGCGAGCGCACCACCTCGATCCGCTCGTGCGAATAACTCAGCACCGACCGCACGTAACGATCGCTGGCCAGCCGCACCTCGGCCGGGTTCTCGCGATCGGCGGCCTCCATCACCGTGTTGGCCGCCCGCTGCAGATCGCCGTAGCGAAGCTCGCCGTCGCTGGGATCCTGGTCCTGGAACAGCAAGTCCTCTTCCGTCTGGACGCACATGTGCAGGGCCTGCACCGCTCCGCGCAGCGACGGGTGCAGCGGTGACCCGGGCGCCACCGTCGGGCCGATGCCCACCAGCGACCGCACACCGAACCTGTCACGCAGGAAAGCCTGGAACTTCTCGGCGCGTTCACGCAGCTCGATGCGGGCGCGGGGTGGACTTTTCCCGCGCTGAGCCGAGGTCAGGATGGCCACGCCGTACTCCTGCAGCTTGGTCGCCGCCGTCTCCGGCATCTCGCGCGCAAGCTCGATGCAGGCGCGCTGGATCTGAGCGTTGCGCACCATGCTTTGCACCGGGTTCAGCGCCTCGGTCCGCGCCGCCACCGGCATCAACGCCAGCGCCGTGGTCGGCAGCCGACTGATGCCCATGCCTTCCTTCATCCATTCGGTCAGATCGCCTTCGTGGTACCAGGGCGGCAGCAAGAATTTGTTCTCGCCGATGGCCCGTTCGATCCAGTCCTCGATCGGCCACAACCGCGAGATGGCCTCGCTGTTGACAGCGTCGATGCGCGTGGCCAGTGACGGCGCCCGGTTGTTGCCCAGGTACTCGGCGTACAGCTTGACGAAACGCTTGAGGGCGTCCAGCAGGGGCGGCTCCATCACCGGCAGACTCAGGGCCATGCGCACGAACTCGACGAAGTCCTGGTTGGCACTGGCCGGTTTCAGACCGGTCAGCTCCAGCCACTGCTCGCTCAGCGAATCCCATGTCGACTGCGCGCAACAGAACTGACCGGCGAACAAAAACGTGCGCCCCTCCGGATCCGCCGGCAGCGCATAGAACAGATCCCAAAAGCCAAAAAGCTGCCGCAGCACCACCTGCTTGGTGCGCCGCGCTTGATCGATGGCTTCCAGGTAGTGCTCGTCGCGCAGCGCCTCTTTGCCGAAGTAGATCTCGAAATGAAACGGCTTCGGGCGATCCTTCGGATCACCGAGATCCATCCATTCAAGGCCGCGCTTGCCGTCCCAGCGGATGAGCCAGAACGGCAGCTCGGAGCGGATGCCGACCACGTTGTGGACGGCGTAGGCGGTGCGCAGCTCGGCCAACCAGCCGGGCTCGTCAGCGCCGCTGGCGGGGGGGCCGCCCGGGCGGGGCGCGCTCGCCGGCGATTCGGGACTGGCAGTGGGCGTCTTTGCCTTTATCGACGACCGTTGCCTGGCTGTCATGTTCATCAATTATTCTGGGGGTGATCGTTTTATCAAGCGCGCGTTCGCCTGCGGGGCCCCTCGGAATGAAACCGACACGAAACTGATAGAGAATGATCGCGATGCCCCCCTTCCTTCGGTCAGACTCCAGGCCGTGACCCGTCTCCCGAAGGCGTCCGCCAGCGCTCCTGCGGCGGCTCCAACCACTGAAGATGCCGACTCTCTTTTGCTGCGGGAGATCCAAGAACAGCCGCGCACCTTGTCGCGGATGCTGGAAGAAGGCTGGACCCATATCCGCGGCGTTTGCCGCTCGATCCGCGCTTTTTCGCCCGAATGGATCAACATCGCCGCCCGCGGCACCAGCGACAACGCCGCCCGGTATGCCCAGTATCTGTTCGGCGCCTTCAATGGCCTCAGCGTGGGATTGGCCGCGCCGTCACTGTTCACCTTGTACGAGGCGGCGCCGCGCTTGTCGCGGGCGCTGACCATCGGCATCAGCCAGTCGGGTCGTTCGCCGGACATCGTCACCGTGGTGACCGAGGCGCGCAAGCAGGGCGGCGCCACGCTGGCGATCACCAACGATCCGGAATCCCCGCTGGCCAAGGCCAGCCAGCACTGCATCCGTCTGACCGTCGGCGAAGAAAAATCGGTCGCCGCGACCAAGACGTACACCAATCAGCTGATGGCCCTGGCCATGCTCAGCGCCGCGCTGGGCGACGAACGCGGTCGCCGGCGCGATCTGGCGCGCGTGCCGGCGGCGGTGGCCGAGGCGCTGCAACAGTGCGGACCGTTCATCGCCGGGTCGCGCGCCTTTGCCGATGCCAACCGCTTCCTGGTGCTGGCCCGCGGGTTCAACTACGCCACCGCCCACGAGATCGCCCTGAAGATGAAAGAGATGAGCTACGTGGTGGCCGAGCCGTACTCAATCGCCGATCTTCTGCACGGGCCAGTGGCGATGCTGGAGGAAGGGTTCCCGGTGCTGGTGGTGGCGCCTTCGGGGCGCGGCCTGGCCGATGTGCCCAAGCTTCTGGATCTGCTGAGCGAGCGCCAGACGCGGATCATCTGTTTGTCAGATCAACCGGACATCTTGAAACGCGGCGAGGTGGCGATTTCGCTGCCAGCAGATCTGCCCGAGTGGTTGTCGCCTATTGTAACCGTGGTACCGGGGCAGGTGTGGGCCCGTTCGCTGGCTATTGCCAAAGGCCACGATCCGGATAAGCCGCGCGGCCTGAAAAAAGTCACGCTGACGCGCTAGCGTAACGCTCGCGCCGGCGGCGTCGTTACGACGGCGGGTAAAGATGGCAGCGCACCTCGTGCCCGGCGCCGACGCTGCGGGGTGCGGGCAATTCTGCAAAGCAACGATCCATCACGTACGGACAGCGATCGGCGAATGGACAGCCGCTTTGAACCGACAGTCGCCGACTCTGGCTTTGCGCGGAGGCGCCCGCCGGCGCCAGCGGCACCTGGGGAGACGGCACGGCCGCCACCAGAAGCTGCGTGTACGGGTGCTTGGGCGCGTCCAGCAGGCCGTCGGTGGCGCCGGACTCGACGATCAGTCCGGCGTACATCACCAGGATGCGATCGGCGAAATAGCGGGCGGCGCCCAGATCGTGGGTAATAAACAGGTAACCAATGCGACGCTGAGTCTTGAGATCGCGCATCAGGTTCAAAAGATCGATGCGGATCGAAACGTCCAGCATGCTGGTCGGCTCGTCGGCCAGGATAAGCTGCGGATCGACGGCCAGCGCGCGCGCCACCGCCACCCGCTGGCGCTGGCCGCCCGATGCTTGATGCGGGCGTTTGCGGGCAAAGTCGTCGGCCGGCGTCAGGCCCACCGTCTCCAGCAGGCGGTGGACGGCGGCGGCGACGTCCGCGCCTCGGCGCGCCTTGCCGTGGCGGACCAGCGGGCGCGAAAGTTGATAGGCGAAGGTGTGAAACGGATTCAGCGAGGCGAACGGATCCTGAAAAATCATCTGCACCCGCGCGCGAAAGCCCAGCGACGGGCGGCGCGGCTCGTGGCGCAGAACGTCCTGCCCGCCGAAGATGATCTGACCGGCGCTGGGCGTTTCCAGTCGGGCGATCAAACGCGCGGTGGTGCTTTTACCGCTGCCGGATTCCCCGACCAGGGCCACTGCTTCGCCCGCTTCGACGTCGAAGGAAACCTCGCGCACCGCCGGGACGGCCAGCCGCCGGCCGCGGTCCTTGACCACAAATGTCTTGCCGAGACCGCGCACCGACAAAAGCGGCGCGTTCACGGCGATCCCGGCTGACCAAGGTGGCAGGCGCTGGCGTGGTCGGGGCCGCGCCCGATCAAAAGCGGGATCTCGCGCCGACAACGCTCGAACACGAACGAGCACCGCGGGTGGAACCGGCAACCCGGCGGCGGCTGGCGCGGATCGAACGGCGCGCCCGGAATCCCGGCCCGGCTGGCGCGCGGCTGATGGACATCCAAAAAACAACCGACCAGGCTGCGCGTGTACGGATGCTGCGGCGTCCGCAACAAACTCGCTGACGGCGCCGTCTCGATCAGGCGGCCGCCGTAGACGATCCCCACCCGCGAGCAAACCTGCAGCATCAGCGCCAGATCATGGGTGATGAACAGGATCGAGAAGCCCAGTTTCTCTTTGAGCTCCAGAATCTGGGTCAAAAGTTCGCGCTGCACCACCACGTCCAGTGCGGTGGTCGGTTCGTCCATGATCAAAAGCTTGGGCCGCAGGGCCAGCGCGATGGCGATGACCACCCGCTGGCGCATGCCGCCCGATAGCTGGTGCGGAAAGCGATCCAGGCGTTCGACGTCAATGCCGACGATGCGAAACAGCTCGACAGCGCGGTCGGCGGCCTCGGCGCGGCTGACGCGTTTGTGGGCCTGGATGGTGTCGACGATCTGCTCGCGCACGCGCAGCACCGGGTTCAAGGCGTTCATCGCCCCCTGGGTCACCAGCGAGACTTGCTTCCAGCGAAACTCGGACAGGGCGGCGTCGTCCATCGACAGGACGTCGACGCCGCCGAACAAGATTCGCCCGCCAGTGATGGCCGCCGGCGGCCGCAGCACGCGCAGGATGGCCTGGGCGATGGTGGATTTTCCGCCGCCCGATTCGCCGGCCAGGCCGAACGCCTCACCGGCGCCGACGCGAAAGGAGACGTCGTCGACCACGCTCACGTCGCCCGCCGCGGTCAGAAAAGTGATCTCCAGATTTTCGACGGACAGCAGATCGGAAGGCGCGTCAGCCATGGCGACTGCGCAAGACCGGCGTGGCGGCGCTCAACGTGAGCCGTTTCCGCCCGGTGGCGCGCAGGAAGCGGCGTTCGGGGTTGAGCTGCGGGTTGGCGAATTCGTCGAGGCCATTGTTGACCAGCGCCAGTGCAAAGCCGACCAGGGCGATGGCCACGCCGGTCGGGACGAACGTCCACCACGAGCCCGACGCCAGCGCCACGTCGTTGCTGGCCCAGTAAAGGTTGGTTCCCCAGCTGACCCGTTCCAGATCGCCGAGGCCAAGAAATTCCAGGCCCACCTCGGCGCCGATGGCGTAGGTGACGGCGCCAATGAACGACGAGGCCAAAAGCGGCAGCATGTTCGGCAAGATCTCGCACAGGATGACACGCAGATGGGTCTCGCCGGTGACGACGGCGGCGGAAACAAAATCCGATTGGCGCAGCGAAAGCGCGGCGGAACGAATCACCCGGGCGGTCCACGCCCAGCCGGTCAACAGCAAGACCAGGACGATGGTGCCGGGGCCAGCCGGCAAGTAGGCGGCGATCACCACCGCCAGCGGCAGACCGGGAATCAACAGGAACAGATTCACCAGCAGGGTCAGCGCTTCGTCGATGCCGCCGCCGAAGTATCCGGCCACCGTGCCCACCAGAGCACCCAGCGCCAGCACCGCCACGCCGACCAGAAATCCCACCGCCAGAGTTCCGCGCGCGCCGGCCACTGTCTGGGCGAAGACGTCTTGCCCCTGCCCGGTGGTGCCGAACCAGTGCGCGGCGGACGGCGGCGCCAGCGGCACGGCGACGAACTCCGATGGATCGCCGACCAGCCAGGGGCCGACGAAAGCCAGCAGCGCGAACAGCGTCAAGATCGAAAGCCCGACCAGCGCCTTCCGATTGGCCAGCAGTGAACCAAAGGCGTTCATGGCCCGGTCCGCGGATCCAACCACAGATGAACGATGTCGACCAACCAGTTCGCCGCCAGCACCGCCAGCGTGGTGGTCAAGAACAAGCCTTGGATCAGCGGATAATCCAGCGACTTCACCGCACGAAACAAGAGATAGCCCTGGCCGGGATACGAAAACACGATCTCGGTCAGCAAGGAACCCGACAGCACGAACCCCAGCGCCATCCCGAAGCCGGCGACGTTGGGCAAAAGGGCGTTGCGGCCAGCGTACTGGAACATGATCCGCCGCGACGACAAACCCTTGGCGTGGGCGAACAGCACATAGTCCTGGGACAGCACGTTGATCATCGTGCTGCGCATGCTCAGCATCCAGCCGCCCGCGGTGGCGACGACGATGGTGGCGGCCGGCAGCACGGCGTGCTGGATGACGCTGGCGATGAACGGCCAGCTCAGCGACGGCACCAGGCGATCGTCATACGCTTGCCGCAGCGGCGACCAGCCGAGGCCGAAGCCAAAGATGAACAGCGCCGCCATGGCCAGCCAGAAATAGGGAAACGCGCCCAGCAGCGTCAGCACCGGGGGCAGCGCGCTGTCCAGCCAGCCGCCGCGTTTCCAGGCGCCCAGCATGCCCAGGAACGTTCCGGCCACGAAGCTCAGCAGCACCGCCACGCCTGACAAAAGCAGCGTCCACACCAGCGCCTGGGCGATCACGCTGCCCACCGTGGCCGGGTAATAGCTGATCGAGATCCCCAGATCACCGCGCGCCACATGTCCCAGATACTGCAGATACTGCTTCCACAGCGGCGCCCCGGAGAACCCGAAGGCGGTGCGCAAGGCGATGATGGCCTCCGGGTTCAGGCGGCCGCGGAAGCGCGCGAACATCGCCGTCGCCGGATCGCCGGGCATGAAACGCGGGATGAAGAAGGACAAGGTGATCGACGCCCAGGCTGCGACGGCATAGAAACCCAACCGTCGAAGCAGAAACCTCATCGCGGCAAAAGCCGGGTCAAGACCAGCAGCGCCTGCGGAAACAGGTTGGGCGACAGCGGCGCGTAGGGGTTGTTCTCGGAGGGAAATCCGGTGAACCGTTTGTCGTTGAACGTGCCCCACAGCGGGCCGGGGAACAGCGGGATGGCCGGCGCCTCCCGGGCGAAGACCATCTCCAGAGCGTGGTAAAGCCGCATCTGTTTTTCGGGATCGACGGTCTCTTCCAGCGCGGTCAGCTCGCGATCCGCTTCCGGGATGGCCAGGCGGTGCCAGTTGTCGCTGGCGTCCTGGCCCACCGGTTTCACCGACTGGCGCGACATCAGCCCGCGATAAAAGGTGTAGGGCGTGTTCGAGTAAAGCGTCCAGCCCATCGACAGATCGAACTCCCCCTTTTGAACGCTGTCGTTCCAGGCAT harbors:
- a CDS encoding AraC family transcriptional regulator, whose translation is MTARQRSSIKAKTPTASPESPASAPRPGGPPASGADEPGWLAELRTAYAVHNVVGIRSELPFWLIRWDGKRGLEWMDLGDPKDRPKPFHFEIYFGKEALRDEHYLEAIDQARRTKQVVLRQLFGFWDLFYALPADPEGRTFLFAGQFCCAQSTWDSLSEQWLELTGLKPASANQDFVEFVRMALSLPVMEPPLLDALKRFVKLYAEYLGNNRAPSLATRIDAVNSEAISRLWPIEDWIERAIGENKFLLPPWYHEGDLTEWMKEGMGISRLPTTALALMPVAARTEALNPVQSMVRNAQIQRACIELAREMPETAATKLQEYGVAILTSAQRGKSPPRARIELRERAEKFQAFLRDRFGVRSLVGIGPTVAPGSPLHPSLRGAVQALHMCVQTEEDLLFQDQDPSDGELRYGDLQRAANTVMEAADRENPAEVRLASDRYVRSVLSYSHERIEVVRSLFLATLFQLFARIERRYPMRTDARDQFVDDLTVKLESAQSLYEVIEGFRESLQRLCFVSSKALHGPKVIRIEATLHYLRQNFAERLRLPEVARKAGFSVPAFVRVFKEATGTSFLAFVRALRVESAKKLLTTTQMTTEQIAQSSGFQSQHHLIRSFKKVMGQTPGAYRGEHALDAEEG
- a CDS encoding ABC transporter ATP-binding protein, coding for MADAPSDLLSVENLEITFLTAAGDVSVVDDVSFRVGAGEAFGLAGESGGGKSTIAQAILRVLRPPAAITGGRILFGGVDVLSMDDAALSEFRWKQVSLVTQGAMNALNPVLRVREQIVDTIQAHKRVSRAEAADRAVELFRIVGIDVERLDRFPHQLSGGMRQRVVIAIALALRPKLLIMDEPTTALDVVVQRELLTQILELKEKLGFSILFITHDLALMLQVCSRVGIVYGGRLIETAPSASLLRTPQHPYTRSLVGCFLDVHQPRASRAGIPGAPFDPRQPPPGCRFHPRCSFVFERCRREIPLLIGRGPDHASACHLGQPGSP
- a CDS encoding glycoside hydrolase family 2 protein; the encoded protein is MSTAPSSASWSTPTPGPLALDGAVARLQTQVSLNAAWSVQPSSGLTADAAGRAGEVLSQAGVDTSQWYRVDLPSTVLGALVSAGEIVDPFYGTNLLSIPGQGPAAKNFSNFSMPDDSPFRQSWWFRKELSLPADAGPFASLQFDGINYRANIWLNGHPIANRDHVAGAYRMYEFDVTALLHRDRPNVIAVEVFPPEPCDLGLTWVDWNPSPPDKNTGIWRDVWLRTSGPVAVRAPFVTAKLEGVDGHRRALLTIGGDLVNNTDRAQTATVQATTEVGVVSKRFDVPPRTRLPFAIDSGDDTALAVERPRLWWPHTIGTPHLYDLDLLVTVNDAPSDQNQFAFGIREITTAFTAEGHTRFFINGVPLLIRGAGWAGDLFLRRTPERDLIGLRYAKAMDLNAIRFEGMLERSEFLDACDREGILVIAGWCCCDCWEKWETWTDENHVIAAESLRAQLQRVRRHPSLLTWWYGSDFPPPAHVETRYLEILKEERWPNPFHSSASQKPAAVTGSTGLKMLGPYDWVPPTYWLEDNDRGGAFGFATEINPGPAVPPVESLKKMLPQEHQWPIDEVWNFHAAGQAFHNIRAFTEALNARYGPANNIDEFAELSQLMTYEAQRAMFEGYARNWTKATGVVQWMLNNAWPSLMWHLYDYYLRPGGGYFGTKKACEPLHVMYAYGAGEVVVINDRPEPALDLSVEARVVDTDGRTLSLSRHAVSATSTSATTICRLPAPKAEGTYFVDLRLLRADGRLVSRNFYWLAATMDLLDAANTNWMHTPTKSYADLTALRRLPRATISLTADRLERFVGDDAADRVRIELRNTSDRLAFFVQLRLVDAAGEDVLPVLWSDNYVSLLPGEAMVVRAQLAGGGASSKGAPLSIEARGLNVDRLLITI
- a CDS encoding MFS transporter → MRTVGSSNGDFAASGWRRVAFLLFAAAWGTNHFAPLLLLYRAFLHLRPTDLGVLFGVYAVGLVPGLLLGGPLSDRHGRRAVVLPSAVVALAGTAVLAAGASGFGVLLVGRLVVGFGSGATFSAGTAWLHDLSAGGPRGSGAHRATVALSCGFGGGPLIAALVAQWAPRPMLIPYLVQAACLAAALALAWGAPDARGAASSSSSNKRPDFHLPAGFFVEIVPIAPWVFGFAAIAFIVLPGLIRDRLGSFAVVYAGVVTAATLLSGVFVQPMLRRVSPRRAALTGLASGGMGLLVAMAAVGISSAAAVLGAAVLLGIGYGACLIAGLRWVEQATVPAIRGRVIGLYYLFTYVGFAAPFALAAGSPHIGDRAGLGAAAALVVITTGAAALRPWRNEGSAQ
- a CDS encoding SIS domain-containing protein translates to MLREIQEQPRTLSRMLEEGWTHIRGVCRSIRAFSPEWINIAARGTSDNAARYAQYLFGAFNGLSVGLAAPSLFTLYEAAPRLSRALTIGISQSGRSPDIVTVVTEARKQGGATLAITNDPESPLAKASQHCIRLTVGEEKSVAATKTYTNQLMALAMLSAALGDERGRRRDLARVPAAVAEALQQCGPFIAGSRAFADANRFLVLARGFNYATAHEIALKMKEMSYVVAEPYSIADLLHGPVAMLEEGFPVLVVAPSGRGLADVPKLLDLLSERQTRIICLSDQPDILKRGEVAISLPADLPEWLSPIVTVVPGQVWARSLAIAKGHDPDKPRGLKKVTLTR
- a CDS encoding ROK family protein — translated: MKLGLDIGGTKIEAAVLDPGGAIRFQRRRATPASYAGMLAVVQHLVEEAEKTIGSSLTVGVGSPGAISPQSGMMQNAENIDGLDGRRLDKDLEAALDRPIRLANDADCFALSEAVDGAAAGGSLVLGVILGTGCGGGLVVERKLLRGANASAGEWGHNSLPWPDASEFPAPLCICGKRGCMELYLSGPGLSRDHLEKTGQRLSPPAIVERAGKRDAACAGTFERYVDRLARAMASLINVLDPDVIVVGGGLSQIEALYTEVPAQWRQYVSGSRTGTKFVPNKHGDSSGVRGAARLWDNAEGG
- a CDS encoding ABC transporter ATP-binding protein; this translates as MNAPLLSVRGLGKTFVVKDRGRRLAVPAVREVSFDVEAGEAVALVGESGSGKSTTARLIARLETPSAGQIIFGGQDVLRHEPRRPSLGFRARVQMIFQDPFASLNPFHTFAYQLSRPLVRHGKARRGADVAAAVHRLLETVGLTPADDFARKRPHQASGGQRQRVAVARALAVDPQLILADEPTSMLDVSIRIDLLNLMRDLKTQRRIGYLFITHDLGAARYFADRILVMYAGLIVESGATDGLLDAPKHPYTQLLVAAVPSPQVPLAPAGASAQSQSRRLSVQSGCPFADRCPYVMDRCFAELPAPRSVGAGHEVRCHLYPPS